The DNA window CAGCAGCCAGACCGGATTTGGGCGTGGACGATCGGCGGCATGGCTCATGTCCCGATATATCTACAGGAAGCCGAGCAGGGCGGCCAGCCCGGCCAGCAGCATCCAGATGACCAGGGCGATGGCCACGGTCAGCAGGAACCGCCACATGATGCCTCGCTACATGCCGAACAGCTCTTTGATGTTGTCCCACTGGTCGGAGATGGCGATCACCGAGGCGGTCCCGAACAGCAGCACCGACCAGACCATGGTGGCCGTCCGGAAGCCGCCGATCCGCACCGACGGCGGCAGCGACCGCTTGTTGATCAGGATCAGCAGGCCCGAGTAGATGAACATCATGAAGCCGCCGATGGAGGCGGAGATGATCAGCAGGATCAGCGGCTGCGACTGGATGGTCAGCAGGATGATCGCGCTCCAGACGACCAGCACCCAGACGAGCAGGAAGTAGATGCGGCTCTCGGACCAGGTGTCGTTGTCGCGCAGGTAGCTGACCTTGAGGACGTCGGCGACCAGCCGGCAGGTGTAGTCGACGATCCCGAGGGCGGCGGCGAACAGCGAGGTCGCGCCGATGATCCAGAACAGGTAGCCGAACCAGGTGCCGACCGTGTCCATGAGGACGTTGCCCTCGGCCTCCAGGAAGGTGATGTTGTTCTCGGCCTCGGCGCCGAGCACGGTCGAGTAGGCCAGCATCGACATGAGCACGATGGTCACGATGGTGATGGCCACGAAGCTGACCAGCTGCTCCTTGTTGGCAACCTCCCACCAGCCCTTCCAGCGGGCCAGGTTCCCCTCGTCCTCGCGGAAGGTGTAGCCGGTGCCGGGCGCGGCCTCCGGCTCGCCGGTGACCGGCGAGGCCAGGCGGGGGATGTGGACCCCCATGCCGTAGCCCTTGTCGCGCATCCAGTTGCTCTGGACCAGGTTCTGGCCGCCCCCGGCCCCGGCGAAGGCCAGCGCCGGCAGGACCAGGGCCAGCGGCAGGCCCTCGGGCAGGCGGCCGAAGTTGGTGACCGCGTCCGGCAGCGACGACCAGGCGTCGGCGGTGACCGCGGCCACGATGGCCACGGCCATGAAGAGGATGACCAGCCCGACCTTGAAGAACTCGACCCGCTCGACCACCGTGTACACCACCGGGGCCAGGGTCAGGGCGATGGCGATCGAGGCCAGCCCGAGGATGGCCAGCAGCTTCACGTTGCCGCCGCCGAAGATGAAGGTGACCAGCGTGGCCGAGCTGGTGATCCACCCCGGCCAGGCGTTGGCCAGGAAGGTCAGCACGGCGAAGAACAGCCCCCAGTGCTTCCAGTAGCGGCTGAACCCGGTGAGGGCCGTCTCCCCGGTGGCCAGGGTGTAGCGCTCGATCTCCATGTTGATGAAGAACTGGGTCACCACCCCGACGACCGCCGCCCACAGGAAGCCGAGGCCGGCCTGGGAGGTGATGTAGGGCCAGAGGATGAACTCGCCCGAGGCCAGCCCGATCCCGGCCGCGATCACGCCCGGGCCCAGCACCTTGCGCAGGGACAGGGGTTCGGGCATCTGCTTGTAGGTGACCGGCGGGAGGTACTTGGTCGGGAACGTTGTCGCTGTCGCCCCGGTCTCGTGGGCCTCTCCGGGCCCGCCCTGGATGTCTCTGGCCATGTACAGCCCACCACCCGTCGTCCGCAGCCGTTGCGTCCCTGGGTTGGTACCCAGGCAGCGCCGCCCTACTCCCAGACGCCCGCGGTGGCCGCCGTTGCCGCGCGCCGGTCCAGCTCCAGCTGGGCCTCGCTGATCTGCCGGTCCAGCTCCCTGACCATGTGGGCCAGCAGGTCCCAGCCCTCGTGGGCGGCCTTCTCGACCCGGCGCCGCAGCCAGCCCATGGCCGAGGCGTCCAGCTCGGCCAGCTCCTCGTCGATGCGGAGGATGCCGGCCTCGACCTGGGCGATGCGGCGCAGGGTCCGCTCCAGCTCGGCCGCGGCCCCGCTGCCGGTCACGGCCTCGGGGCTCTGGCGCCACTCCTCCAGCAGGCGCTCCAGGGCGGCGGTGTCGCCCTGCTCGTAGGCCTCGTTGGCCGCCACCATCAGGTTGGTGCGGCGCTCCCGCTCCTGCGGGTCGCCGGCCAGGTCGGGGTGGATGAGGCGGGCCAGCTGGCGGAACAGCCGCTTGGCGTCGTCGCTCACCACCACCCGCTCCGGCTCCTTCTCCGGCTCGCGCTCCCCCCAGGCCCAGTTCTGCCCGCCGGGCAGGCCCTGGCCGGGGTAGCGCTCGGCCGGGCTGTCGCCGTCGGGGTCCTCCTCGGGAGGGAGGCCGCCGGCCGGGGTGGTCTCGTCCAGCCGCTCGGCCAGCTCGTCGAGCCGCGCGTAGCGGGCCCCGAGCGCCTTGCGGTAGCTGGTCTCGAAGGCGTGCAGCTCGGCGCGGAAGGCCGCCAGGTCGCGCTCGCGTTGCAGCAGCCGTCCCGACAGGACCAGGAGCTGAGCCTTGCGGCGGACGAGCTCTTCCGCTCCGGGGCCGGGATGCCACTCGATCGCCGACGAGGTGGGGTCCTTCACAAGCGCAGGACGTTACCCGAGCCCCCCCGTCACCCGCCACACGTGCCCCTGGCCGGCCACCGCCCGGACCGGCGCCCCCGGCCGCTAGAAGTCGCCGTCGCGGACGTAGGGGTGGCTCCAGAGGATCACCTGGAGCAGCACCGCCTTGACCCAGGCCTGGTGCATCGCCTCGTCGTCGGCCAGGAACGGCTTGAGGGTGGTGGTGATGGGGACGAGCAGGGCAAGCACGTAGCGCAGCGGGATGTGGTCGGCGGCGTCGG is part of the Actinomycetota bacterium genome and encodes:
- a CDS encoding Nramp family divalent metal transporter; amino-acid sequence: MARDIQGGPGEAHETGATATTFPTKYLPPVTYKQMPEPLSLRKVLGPGVIAAGIGLASGEFILWPYITSQAGLGFLWAAVVGVVTQFFINMEIERYTLATGETALTGFSRYWKHWGLFFAVLTFLANAWPGWITSSATLVTFIFGGGNVKLLAILGLASIAIALTLAPVVYTVVERVEFFKVGLVILFMAVAIVAAVTADAWSSLPDAVTNFGRLPEGLPLALVLPALAFAGAGGGQNLVQSNWMRDKGYGMGVHIPRLASPVTGEPEAAPGTGYTFREDEGNLARWKGWWEVANKEQLVSFVAITIVTIVLMSMLAYSTVLGAEAENNITFLEAEGNVLMDTVGTWFGYLFWIIGATSLFAAALGIVDYTCRLVADVLKVSYLRDNDTWSESRIYFLLVWVLVVWSAIILLTIQSQPLILLIISASIGGFMMFIYSGLLILINKRSLPPSVRIGGFRTATMVWSVLLFGTASVIAISDQWDNIKELFGM
- a CDS encoding J domain-containing protein — its product is MKDPTSSAIEWHPGPGAEELVRRKAQLLVLSGRLLQRERDLAAFRAELHAFETSYRKALGARYARLDELAERLDETTPAGGLPPEEDPDGDSPAERYPGQGLPGGQNWAWGEREPEKEPERVVVSDDAKRLFRQLARLIHPDLAGDPQERERRTNLMVAANEAYEQGDTAALERLLEEWRQSPEAVTGSGAAAELERTLRRIAQVEAGILRIDEELAELDASAMGWLRRRVEKAAHEGWDLLAHMVRELDRQISEAQLELDRRAATAATAGVWE